In a single window of the Campylobacter hyointestinalis subsp. lawsonii genome:
- a CDS encoding peptidoglycan DD-metalloendopeptidase family protein: MLRKIILFLFCVINLYAIKPSVEELIWPNGESFLMFLENNKIPLALYYNLEKEDQELASEIMSGTRFQILRDEFDNITQVLIPISEELQIHIYKDHLGKFVLEFLPIIYSTEDLVLSIDINRSPYQDIISSTGNVALASSFMNAFKGSVDFKGLRKGDRLVIIYSQKRRLGRVFGMPNIKASMVEIRGKAKYVYQYDDRFYDKTGKELENFFLVKPVLNARISSRFNPKRWHPILKRYRAHLGMDYAAPKGTKIYAAGDGVVSFVGNKGGYGKVLTIRHTDNYMTLYAHLNGFATGMRNGKNVKKGQLIAYVGNTGMSTGPHLHFGLYKNNQAINPESIVKIAKSILSGKQKIEFNALVEKFNNEFISSSNGHVNAPKEEDFENVIAF; encoded by the coding sequence ATGCTTAGAAAGATTATTTTATTTTTATTTTGCGTGATAAATTTATATGCTATAAAACCAAGCGTTGAAGAACTAATATGGCCAAATGGCGAGAGTTTTTTGATGTTTTTGGAAAACAATAAAATTCCTTTAGCTTTATATTATAACTTAGAAAAAGAAGATCAAGAACTAGCCAGTGAGATAATGAGCGGAACTAGATTTCAGATCTTAAGAGATGAGTTTGATAACATAACTCAAGTTTTGATTCCTATTAGTGAAGAGCTTCAAATACATATATATAAAGATCATTTGGGAAAATTTGTTTTGGAGTTTTTGCCTATCATATACTCCACAGAAGATCTTGTCTTAAGCATAGATATAAACAGATCTCCGTATCAAGATATCATATCTAGCACTGGAAATGTCGCCTTAGCAAGTTCATTTATGAATGCGTTTAAAGGAAGTGTCGATTTTAAAGGGCTTAGAAAAGGCGATAGGCTAGTTATTATTTATTCTCAAAAAAGAAGACTTGGGCGTGTTTTTGGTATGCCAAACATCAAAGCTTCTATGGTGGAAATTCGCGGAAAAGCTAAGTATGTTTATCAATACGATGATAGATTTTACGATAAAACCGGAAAAGAGCTAGAAAATTTCTTCTTAGTAAAGCCGGTTTTAAATGCTAGGATAAGTTCAAGATTTAACCCAAAAAGGTGGCATCCTATCTTGAAAAGATATAGAGCGCATTTAGGTATGGATTATGCTGCTCCAAAAGGGACAAAGATATATGCTGCTGGCGATGGCGTAGTGAGTTTTGTCGGAAACAAAGGCGGATATGGTAAGGTTTTGACGATACGTCATACTGATAATTATATGACATTATACGCTCATTTAAACGGCTTTGCTACAGGTATGAGAAATGGTAAAAATGTTAAAAAAGGACAACTCATAGCCTATGTAGGAAATACTGGAATGAGTACTGGACCGCATTTGCATTTTGGTTTATATAAAAATAATCAAGCTATAAATCCCGAGTCTATAGTCAAAATAGCAAAAAGTATTTTAAGTGGCAAACAAAAGATTGAGTTCAATGCTTTGGTGGAAAAATTTAATAATGAATTTATTTCTAGTTCTAATGGTCACGTAAATGCTCCT
- a CDS encoding plasminogen-binding N-terminal domain-containing protein, whose product MKRVLFMVFILCGFAFGAEFNMKTTYALILNLQDNIAEITDSPDIIVGSSGVVMHKFKDGSKSIIARAVVTQKQNGFAKVRFEVFGSLKQTALPVPKMLPIVGDEIILNYLYDRSLIIVPNKEIYKEITENFKNITFIHPDIVGAYLHYEYKPNPSREDFRKMCANSAAGLIFIALDGEAVFADCGSFEVLKRFKSGSVDYYQLPFYTRVQGIDTVFWKLDSAKINNYDEYYKRLLKEK is encoded by the coding sequence TTGAAAAGAGTTCTTTTTATGGTTTTTATCTTATGCGGCTTTGCTTTTGGAGCTGAATTTAATATGAAAACAACCTATGCTTTAATACTAAATTTACAAGATAATATAGCTGAGATAACAGATAGTCCAGATATTATAGTCGGTAGTAGTGGCGTTGTTATGCATAAATTTAAAGATGGAAGTAAATCCATCATCGCAAGAGCTGTAGTAACACAGAAGCAAAATGGTTTTGCCAAAGTTAGATTTGAGGTTTTTGGATCACTTAAGCAAACTGCACTTCCAGTGCCAAAAATGTTGCCTATCGTCGGCGATGAGATCATATTAAATTATCTATATGACAGATCTCTTATCATAGTTCCAAATAAAGAAATTTATAAAGAAATAACAGAAAATTTCAAAAACATTACTTTTATCCATCCAGATATCGTAGGAGCTTATCTTCACTACGAATACAAACCAAATCCTAGCAGAGAAGATTTCCGCAAAATGTGTGCTAATAGTGCTGCTGGACTTATATTTATAGCACTTGATGGCGAAGCTGTTTTTGCTGATTGTGGTAGTTTTGAAGTGCTAAAAAGATTTAAAAGCGGATCAGTTGATTACTATCAACTTCCATTTTATACAAGGGTACAAGGCATCGATACCGTATTTTGGAAACTAGATAGCGCTAAGATAAACAACTATGATGAATACTATAAAAGATTGCTTAAGGAAAAATAA
- a CDS encoding FAD-linked oxidase C-terminal domain-containing protein, whose protein sequence is MDSKHIKFFEKLLGEENAKFDKAHKIAYCYDATKKRFEPDGVLFPRCEKDVSDILKYCNENKIVIVPRGAGSGFTGGALAASGGVVLSFEKHMNKILEIDMQNMVAVVEPGLINIKLQKAVEEVGLFYPPDPASENYSTIGGNVSENAGGMRAAKYGITKDYVMALRAVLPNGDIIRAGKRTIKDVAGYNIAGILIASEGSLAVITQITLKLIAKPKFKKTAMGVFPSVNAAMNAVYKTMVAGVTPVAMEFLDNLSINAVENKFAKGLPRDAGAILISDVDGSNLDVLESELEIIKNVFEQNGATGFKVAKNEEESADIWFARRNCSQAITCYGSLKLNEDITVPRSKLPELLEKIKEISAKFKVTTPCFGHTGDGNVHTNVMVDRDDPDAVKRGHEAITEIFKVAVELGGTLSGEHGIGISKAPFMSLAFSDEEMNLFRTIKKAFDPNGILNPNKMGL, encoded by the coding sequence ATGGATAGTAAGCATATTAAATTTTTTGAAAAACTTTTAGGCGAAGAAAATGCTAAATTTGATAAAGCACACAAAATAGCCTACTGCTACGATGCTACAAAAAAGCGTTTTGAGCCTGATGGAGTGCTATTTCCAAGATGCGAAAAAGATGTTAGCGATATACTTAAATACTGCAATGAAAATAAAATAGTTATAGTCCCAAGAGGTGCTGGAAGCGGATTTACCGGTGGAGCTTTAGCAGCTAGTGGCGGAGTTGTCTTGTCATTTGAAAAACATATGAATAAAATATTAGAAATAGATATGCAAAATATGGTAGCAGTCGTAGAACCAGGGCTTATAAATATAAAATTACAAAAAGCAGTAGAAGAAGTGGGGCTTTTTTATCCGCCAGATCCTGCTAGTGAAAACTACAGTACTATAGGTGGAAATGTGAGTGAAAATGCAGGCGGTATGCGTGCTGCAAAATACGGTATAACTAAAGATTACGTTATGGCTTTAAGAGCTGTGTTGCCAAATGGAGACATAATAAGAGCAGGAAAACGCACTATAAAAGACGTAGCAGGATATAATATAGCCGGTATTTTAATAGCTAGTGAGGGAAGCTTGGCTGTTATCACGCAGATCACTTTAAAACTCATCGCAAAACCTAAATTTAAAAAAACCGCAATGGGTGTATTTCCTAGTGTAAATGCTGCTATGAACGCTGTTTATAAAACTATGGTAGCAGGAGTAACACCTGTGGCGATGGAGTTTTTAGACAATCTAAGCATAAATGCCGTTGAAAATAAATTTGCCAAAGGTCTGCCAAGAGACGCTGGGGCTATACTTATAAGCGATGTAGATGGATCAAATTTAGATGTTTTAGAAAGCGAGCTAGAGATCATCAAAAACGTATTTGAACAAAACGGCGCAACAGGATTTAAAGTAGCAAAAAACGAAGAAGAATCCGCCGATATATGGTTTGCAAGGCGTAACTGCTCTCAAGCTATAACTTGCTATGGAAGTTTAAAGCTAAATGAAGACATTACAGTTCCTCGCTCAAAGCTACCTGAACTTCTAGAAAAAATCAAAGAAATATCAGCAAAATTTAAAGTAACAACTCCTTGTTTTGGACATACAGGCGATGGAAATGTTCATACAAACGTTATGGTAGATAGAGATGATCCTGACGCAGTAAAAAGAGGACATGAAGCGATAACTGAAATTTTTAAAGTCGCAGTTGAACTTGGCGGAACACTATCTGGAGAGCACGGCATAGGAATCAGCAAAGCGCCATTTATGAGTCTTGCATTTAGTGATGAAGAGATGAATCTTTTTAGAACAATAAAAAAAGCATTTGATCCAAATGGCATCTTAAATCCAAATAAAATGGGACTTTGA